A single window of Ictalurus punctatus breed USDA103 chromosome 27, Coco_2.0, whole genome shotgun sequence DNA harbors:
- the LOC108259566 gene encoding uncharacterized protein LOC108259566, which yields MAQSKIPEACLKADSKMENITLYFHLEMVRNTHHDIEENLSESEESDGEGISVKGECVVDGKLTQEMNGCFKKDKESQVLIQGIRRTTICAKNIKQKRRGACMSYSSNNITIYYYKPNMLEDLGKGVPVVLNISNSNQFLKCTFIEDKAVLTVECWEKDKLDSIYKNDPNTWPFVFYLSCTKDNCRHFESAQCSGWFIRTESDLVCMAEQKDKDRDSEKYSFLIVCTQNTAKSKS from the exons AGCAAAATCCCCGAAGCGTGCCTGAAGGCTGACAGCAAGATGGAGAACATCACCCTGTACTTTCATCTGGAGATGGTTAGGAACACACATCATGACATAGAAGAGAATCTGAGTGAGTCTGAAGAGTCAGATGGCGAGGGCATCAGTGTAAAAGGTGAATGTGTCGTCGATGGAAAACTTACTCAAGAGATGAATG GGtgttttaaaaaagataaagaaagtCAAGTGCTGATCCAGGGTATACGCCGTACAACCATCTGCGccaaaaacatcaaacaaaaaagaagaggGGCCTGCATGAGTTATTCCTCAA ACAACATCACCATTTACTACTACAAGCCAAATATGCTAGAGGATCTGGGAAAGGGTGTTCCTGTTGTATTGAACATCAGCAACTCAAATCAATTTCTGAAATGTACATTCATAGAGGACAAAGCCGTCCTGACTGTCGAG TGCTGGGAAAAGGACAAACTGGACTCTATCTATAAGAATGACCCCAACACTTGGCCTTTTGTCTTCTACCTCTCATGTACGAAGGACAACTGCCGTCACTTCGAATCAGCCCAGTGCAGTGGTTGGTTCATCCGCACAGAATCTGACCTTGTGTGCATGGCTGAACAAAAAGACAAAGATCGAGATTCAGAAAAATATTCCTTCCTCATAGTGTGTACACAAAATACAGCAAAGTCAAAATCCTAA